One window of Triticum dicoccoides isolate Atlit2015 ecotype Zavitan chromosome 5A, WEW_v2.0, whole genome shotgun sequence genomic DNA carries:
- the LOC119299659 gene encoding mechanosensitive ion channel protein 5-like, translating into MAGAGVGGRKARNFATFRLFPRDGAADPNDRVFVRVDNNAYTIPGFGDDEDPSLSPTAAADQFPSSTSAPLPDHVRQQILELGLPDDGYNYLLHLRELRPSAVASSFVPSHTARPEQLPLDVKAYDASKVRVASGKVEEELDEGRTMCKVAAKTAPVRRVEKAVDPDVARLLDESEDEGLEEDFVIMANQAEGDDMEDESEEEGGGVFSDVENDEEFDNEEDEPKPRVPRLLDEQFDLLALEEYGASDDDDGAVRDGEHELPTEVIDELKLFHNQNVCVDEEYRTPADFVRGKLDSTTAEEVDESANVIQKCAEYAERYLNETAEDEEVLLVSESSDESEVWDCETIVSTYSNLDNHPGKIQTPGNPRNRLPKVFPGETATTKDIIKLHGKEKLPVDYLPQRKRKVEKEKKAKPTEASDAEYYFEKVVVQKETKDEKKARKSAVKEEKREARKAKKELKELYKFETQKAQKVAAVTGPSSIRLILLGGGAMDLPRKGSIKSYGASRSASFDFDQDQDRGRREVVVKINDDVAIAGVGASSFSLKAPAGPAYTAVPVTGSGGSSAPASPTGAGSRFAESFSFKNRPPQSPPSPARAEGECSDDPPGRLIDNFLRKQAAAGGDQALDPELEMEEMRRLLNVPSPSRVAFQQDPRKRFCPSGSSSSSSDGGGANTRKKAAAKAGAGADPAEVLRCSSSSTAGGLLPRCKTRSRLMDPPPPSSGSTTDGEQRDRKSFVMQGGVPPKSGQLRSGILNRSGFLGKAGGHDVEEEDDPFVDEDLAADSKPDTVDCLIILEWVGLVIILVLLVCSVTIPTLARKKFSGLHLWKWEVLVCVLICGRLMSGWLIRMAVFFVERNFLLRKKVLYFVYGVRRAVRNVLWLGVALVAWHLLFDKDAQREQDTHALVLPYVTKVLCCLLVATAIRLVKTLLLKVLASSFHVSTFFDRIQDALFNQYVIETLSGPPLVDENRMLAEVQRLQSAGANIPSDLQAAAMPSKATAAAAQAPPKGARLTAAASRRGASKQLQRQKSDRHLEESSISIDQLHRLSQKNISAWSMKRLMKIVRYGALTTMDEQIKHATGPDQEDELATQIHSEYEAKVAAKRIFQNVAKPGSKHIYLSDLMRFMRQEEALKAMDLFEGAQEQNRVSKRSLKNWVVNAFRERKALALTLNDTKTAVNKLHHMANVVVALIVFALWLLILGFATTKTFVFLSSQLLVAAFIFGNTLKTIFEAIIFLFVMHPFDVGDRCEVDGMQVVVEEMNIMTTIFLRYDNLKVYYPNSKLATLPIMNYYRSPDMGDAVDFSVNVATPPEKLALMKERLMHYLDNKKEHWYPGSMVVLRDIDDTNRLKISIWCRHTINFQDMGMRFDRRELILQEMMKILRDLDIEYRMLPLDINVRNAPPINSTRMPTTWALNF; encoded by the exons atggcaggAGCAGGAGTCGGCGGCCGCAAGGCTCGCAACTTCGCGACCTTTCGCCTATTCCCCCGCGACGGTGCCGCCGACCCCAACGACCGCGTCTTCGTCCGCGTCGACAACAACGCCTACACCATCCCCGGCTTCGGCGACGACGAAGACCCTTCCCTctcccccaccgccgccgccgaccaattCCCTTCCTCCACCTCTGCCCCCCTCCCCGACCACGTCCGCCAGCAGATCCTTGAGCTCGGCCTCCCCGACGATGGCTACAACTACCTTCTCCATCTCCGTGAGCTGCGGCCCTCCGCTGTGGCCTCCTCCTTCGTGCCCAGCCATACCGCCCGCCCAGAGCAACTTCCCCTGGACGTCAAG GCCTATGATGCAAGCAAGGTGCGGGTTGCTTCTGGCAAGGTCGAGGAAGAGCTGGACGAGGGGAGGACCATGTGTAAGGTGGCCGCAAAGACGGCACCGGTGAGGCGAGTTGAGAAGGCCGTCGACCCTGACGTTGCAAGGTTGCTCGATGAGAGCGAGGATGAGGGTTTGGAGGAGGATTTCGTCATCATGGCAAACCAAGCCGAAGGGGATGACATGGAGGATGAAAGTGAGGAAGAGGGTGGTGGTGTGTTCAGTGATGTGGAAAATGATGAGGAGTTCGACAATGAAGAGGATGAGCCCAAGCCGAGGGTGCCACGATTGCTGGATGAACAATTTGATTTG CTTGCTCTGGAAGAGTATGGagctagtgatgatgatgatggagctGTTAGAGATGGGGAACATGAACTCCCAACAGAGGTTATAGATGAATTGAAGTTGTTCCACAATCAAAATGTATGTGTTGATGAAGAATATAGAACACCAGCAGATTTTGTTCGTGGAAAACTTGACTCAACCACCGCTGAGGAGGTGGATGAATCTGCTAATGTGATCCAAAAGTGTGCTGAATATGCTGAAAGGTATTTAAATGAAACTGCAGAAGATGAAGAGGTCTTGCTTGTTTCAGAAAGCAGTGATGAATCTGAAGTTTGGGACTGTGAGACCATTGTTTCCACGTACTCTAACTTGGACAATCATCCTGGCAAAATTCAAACTCCAGGAAATCCTAGAAATCGTCTTCCCAAAGTTTTCCCTGGGGAAACAGCAACAACGAAAGATATCATCAAGCTTCATGGTAAAGAGAAACTTCCTGTAGATTACCTGCCACAGAGGAAAAGAAAAGTTGAAAAGGAGAAGAAAGCAAAGCCCACAGAAGCTTCAGATGCTGAATATTATTTTGAAAAGGTAGTAGTTCAGAAGGAAACAAAAGATGAAAAGAAAGCTAGAAAG TCCGCGGtaaaagaagagaagagagaagccCGGAAAGCAAAGAAAGAGCTGAAAGAACTGTATAAATTTGAAACACAGAAGGCTCAGAAAGTTGCCGCTGTTACAGGACCATCTTCCATACGGCTAAT TTTGTTGG GCGGAGGCGCGATGGATCTCCCGCGGAAGGGCAGCATCAAGTCGTACGGCGCGTCGCGCTCCGCGTCCTTCGACTTCGACCAGGACCAGGACCGCGGGCGCCGGGAGGTCGTCGTCAAGATCAACGACGACGTCGCCATCGCCGGCGTGGGCGCCAGCTCCTTCTCCCTCAAGGCGCCCGCCGGGCCGGCCTACACCGCCGTCCCCGTGACCGGCTCGGGCGGGTCCAGCGCGCCGGCCTCGCCCACCGGCGCGGGGAGCCGCTTCGCCGAGTCGTTCAGCTTCAAGAACCGCCCGCCGCAGTCCCCCCCGTCGCCGGCGAGGGCCGAGGGGGAGTGCAGCGACGACCCGCCCGGCCGCCTCATCGACAACTTCCTGCGGAAGCAGGCCGCTGCCGGCGGCGACCAAGCGCTGGACCCCGAGCTCGAGATGGAGGAGATGCGGCGGCTCCTTAACGTCCCCTCCCCTTCCCGCGTCGCCTTCCAGCAGGACCCGCGCAAGCGCTTCTGCCCgtcgggctcctcctcctcctcgtccgacggCGGCGGCGCCAACACCCGGAAGAAGGCCGCCGCCAAAGCGGGAGCAGGAGCCGACCCCGCCGAGGTGCTACGCTGCTCGTCGTCGTCCACGGCCGGCGGTCTGCTGCCGCGCTGCAAGACGCGGTCCCGGCTAATGGACCCCCCACCGCCGTCGAGCGGGTCGACCACCGATGGGGAGCAGCGCGACCGCAAGTCGTTCGTGATGCAGGGCGGCGTGCCGCCCAAGTCCGGGCAGCTCCGGTCGGGCATCCTCAACCGGTCGGGCTTCCTCGGCAAGGCCGGCGGGCACGacgtggaggaggaggacgacccGTTCGTGGACGAGGACCTCGCCGCCGACTCCAAGCCCGACACGGTGGACTGCCTCATCATCCTGGAGTGGGTGGGCCTGGTGATCATCCTGGTGCTGCTGGTGTGCAGCGTCACCATCCCGACCCTGGCCAGGAAGAAGTTCTCGGGGCTCCACCTCTGGAAGTGGGAGGTGCTCGTCTGCGTGCTCATCTGCGGCCGCCTCATGTCCGGCTGGCTCATCCGCATGGCCGTCTTCTTCGTGGAGCGCAACTTCCTGCTCCGGAAGAAGGTGCTCTACTTCGTGTACGGCGTGCGGCGCGCCGTGCGCAACGTGCTCTGGCTGGGCGTGGCGCTGGTGGCGTGGCACCTGCTCTTCGACAAGGACGCGCAGCGGGAGCAGGACACGCACGCGCTGGTGCTCCCCTACGTCACCAAGGTGCTCTGCTGCCTGCTGGTGGCCACCGCCATCCGGCTGGTGAAGACGCTGCTGCTCAAGGTGCTCGCCTCCTCCTTCCACGTCTCCACCTTCTTCGACCGGATCCAGGACGCGCTCTTCAACCAGTACGTCATCGAGACGCTCTCCGGCCCGCCCTTGGTGGACGAGAACCGCATGCTCGCAGAGGTGCAGCGCCTGCAGAGCGCCGGGGCCAACATCCCCAGCGATCTCCAGGCAGCGGCCATGCCCAGcaaggccaccgccgccgccgctcaggCGCCGCCCAAGGGCGCGCGGCTCACGGCGGCGGCGTCCCGGAGAGGGGCCAGCAAGCAGCTGCAGAGGCAGAAAAGCGATCGGCACCTGGAAGAGAGCTCCATCTCCATCGACCAGCTCCACAGGCTGAGCCAGAAGAACATCTCCGCGTGGAGCATGAAGAGGCTGATGAAGATCGTCCGCTACGGCGCGCTGACGACCATGGACGAGCAGATCAAGCACGCCACGGGGCCGGACCAGGAGGACGAGCTGGCCACGCAGATACACAGCGAGTACGAGGCCAAGGTCGCCGCCAAGAGGATCTTCCAGAACGTCGCCAAGCCTGGATCCAA GCACATATACCTGTCGGACCTGATGCGCTTCATGAGGCAGGAGGAGGCCCTGAAGGCCATGGACCTCTTCGAGGGGGCGCAGGAGCAGAACAGGGTGAGCAAGCGGTCGCTCAAGAACTGGGTGGTGAACGCGTTCCGGGAGCGCAAGGCGCTCGCGCTCACGCTCAACGACACCAAGACGGCCGTCAACAAGCTCCACCACATGGCCAACGTCGTGGTGGCGCTCATCGTGTTCGCGCTCTGGCTCCTCATCCTCGGCTTCGCCACCACCAAGACCTTCGTCTTCCTCAGCTCGCAGCTCCTCGTCGCCGCCTTCATCTTCGGCAACACCCTCAAGACCATCTTCGAggccatcatcttcctcttcgtcaTGCACCCTTTCGACGTCGGCGATCGGTGCGAGGTCGACGGGATGCAG GTGGTCGTAGAGGAGATGAACATCATGACCACCATCTTCCTACGGTATGACAACCTCAAGGTCTACTATCCCAACAGCAAGCTCGCTACCCTGCCCATCATGAACTACTACAGGAGCCCCGACATGGGAGACGCCGTCGACTTCTCTGTCAACGTCGCCACGCCGCCGGAGAAACTGGCCCTCATGAAGGAGAGGCTGATGCA CTACCTTGACAACAAGAAAGAGCACTGGTACCCTGGCTCCATGGTCGTGCTCCGCGACATCGATGACACCAACAGGCTCAAAATATCCATCTGGTGCCGGCACACCATCAACTTCCAAGACATGGGGATGAGGTTCGACAGGAGGGAGCTCATTCTCCAAGAGATGATGAAGATCTTGAGAGATCTTGACATCGAGTACCGGATGCTGCCGCTCGACATAAATGTTCGCAATGCGCCTCCCATCAATTCCACTAGGATGCCCACGACATGGGCATTGAATTTTTGA